A window of the Syntrophothermus lipocalidus DSM 12680 genome harbors these coding sequences:
- the dnaX gene encoding DNA polymerase III subunit gamma/tau has translation MAQLALYRSLRPQRFDEVVGQEQTVRALRNAVQQGRVSHAYLFCGPRGTGKTSVAKILAKAVNCVEPVDGEPCNRCASCVDIASGSFMDVIEIDAASNRGIDEIRDLREKVRMMPAQGKTKVYIIDEVHMLTTEAFNALLKTLEEPPESVVFVLATTEPQRIPATILSRCQRYNFRRLSQTEILERLKTVAQTQGIESEEKALEVIARRATGSMRDGLSILDQCLAYGLSSITYQDVLNVLGLVDDRFLSEFFGSIMEGDAGLVLTYIDQAVAAGKEALQFVREVADYLRDMLVLKAVGPGAELSRVVGDETLLELGRQAESLDTGLILEVLKRVMQLAGELRFSESPRFIMEVTFLELAGLLGSRDKEKVSASSAIAPVKKDSARIKGKEKIASTKGTEVPWAKVLERVRSKKVTTYALLAEARCLGLKDGLVLVGFKKGFKFHRERMEQKENKDILSNALEETLKQKVEVQFVMLGDNPEDDPLVRKAIEMFGQEMVEIKD, from the coding sequence ATGGCCCAGTTAGCCCTGTACAGGAGTCTAAGGCCGCAGAGGTTCGATGAAGTGGTGGGACAGGAGCAAACGGTGAGAGCCTTGAGAAATGCTGTGCAACAAGGCCGGGTCTCCCATGCCTATCTCTTTTGTGGGCCGCGGGGCACAGGTAAGACCAGCGTCGCTAAGATACTGGCCAAGGCTGTTAACTGTGTCGAGCCGGTCGATGGAGAGCCTTGTAACCGTTGTGCTTCCTGCGTGGATATCGCGAGTGGAAGCTTTATGGACGTAATCGAGATCGATGCTGCTTCCAACCGCGGCATCGATGAGATCAGGGACTTGAGGGAAAAAGTAAGGATGATGCCAGCGCAGGGCAAGACCAAGGTGTACATAATCGACGAGGTACACATGCTAACCACGGAGGCGTTTAACGCTCTTTTGAAGACCTTGGAGGAGCCTCCGGAATCGGTCGTATTTGTTCTCGCTACCACGGAGCCTCAGAGAATACCGGCCACTATCCTATCCCGTTGCCAGCGTTACAATTTTCGCCGCTTATCCCAGACTGAGATACTGGAGAGACTGAAAACGGTGGCCCAGACCCAGGGGATTGAGTCAGAAGAAAAGGCTTTAGAGGTCATTGCCCGTCGGGCCACCGGCAGCATGAGGGACGGGCTCAGCATACTGGATCAATGCCTGGCGTATGGTTTGTCTTCAATCACTTACCAGGATGTGTTGAATGTACTGGGGCTGGTGGACGACCGTTTTCTCAGTGAATTCTTCGGAAGCATAATGGAAGGAGATGCGGGCCTGGTCTTGACTTATATAGACCAAGCCGTGGCCGCGGGCAAAGAAGCCCTGCAGTTTGTTCGCGAGGTAGCTGATTACCTTCGGGATATGCTAGTGCTCAAGGCAGTAGGCCCTGGGGCTGAGCTCAGCCGCGTGGTAGGTGACGAGACTCTGTTGGAGCTCGGGCGCCAGGCTGAGAGCTTAGATACGGGGCTTATTCTAGAGGTCTTGAAAAGGGTAATGCAACTGGCGGGCGAGCTTCGCTTCAGTGAAAGCCCACGCTTTATAATGGAAGTTACTTTCTTGGAATTGGCCGGGTTGCTGGGGAGTAGAGACAAAGAAAAGGTGTCGGCGAGTTCGGCGATTGCACCCGTAAAAAAGGATTCGGCTAGAATCAAAGGAAAAGAGAAAATCGCATCGACCAAGGGCACAGAAGTCCCATGGGCGAAAGTTCTCGAGCGGGTTAGAAGCAAGAAAGTCACTACCTATGCTCTGTTGGCAGAAGCTCGATGCCTTGGTCTTAAGGACGGGCTTGTGCTGGTAGGCTTTAAGAAGGGATTTAAGTTTCACCGGGAGAGGATGGAACAAAAGGAAAACAAAGATATACTATCAAATGCATTGGAAGAAACCCTGAAACAAAAAGTTGAAGTTCAGTTCGTAATGCTGGGAGATAACCCAGAAGACGACCCTTTGGTAAGGAAGGCCATCGAAATGTTCGGTCAGGAAATGGTGGAAATCAAAGACTAG
- a CDS encoding YbaB/EbfC family nucleoid-associated protein: MGFGSFGNLNKMMKQAQKMQQEMMKLQEELKERTVEASAGGGAVKVTVTGSQELVSISIAPEVVDPDDVEMLQDLVLAAVNEGLNKAREMAKSEMAKITGGVTLPGF, from the coding sequence ATGGGTTTTGGTAGTTTCGGGAACCTGAACAAGATGATGAAGCAAGCGCAAAAAATGCAGCAAGAGATGATGAAACTGCAGGAAGAGTTGAAGGAGAGGACAGTCGAAGCATCGGCAGGCGGCGGAGCGGTCAAGGTAACAGTAACCGGCAGTCAGGAACTGGTTTCGATTTCAATTGCGCCGGAGGTAGTAGATCCGGACGACGTGGAGATGTTACAGGATCTTGTTCTGGCAGCTGTCAACGAGGGATTGAATAAGGCTCGGGAAATGGCAAAATCTGAGATGGCTAAGATTACAGGAGGGGTTACCCTTCCTGGGTTCTGA
- the recR gene encoding recombination mediator RecR: MRLARPLEKLIDELLKLPGIGPKSAQRLALFILKMEPSEVRRLAAAMIEAREKVFPCSRCGNLTDQDPCWVCADEKRDESVICVVEEAGDVMSIERTGYRGLYYVLNQEPHLMEEGALEKLKLAGLLDMVDKGRVKEIILATNPTVDGELVARYIAGMVKAKGVKITRPAHGLPVGGDIEYSDALTLRKALEGRQEI, translated from the coding sequence ATGCGCCTGGCCAGACCTTTGGAAAAGCTCATAGATGAACTTTTAAAACTGCCGGGAATAGGGCCTAAAAGCGCCCAGAGGCTAGCCCTTTTTATCTTAAAAATGGAGCCATCAGAAGTGCGCCGTTTGGCTGCGGCGATGATAGAAGCCAGGGAAAAGGTGTTTCCCTGTTCGCGTTGTGGTAACCTGACGGACCAAGATCCCTGCTGGGTGTGTGCAGATGAAAAAAGAGATGAATCCGTGATCTGCGTGGTGGAAGAGGCGGGCGACGTGATGTCGATTGAACGAACAGGTTACCGGGGGCTTTACTATGTTCTCAACCAAGAGCCTCACCTCATGGAAGAAGGTGCTTTGGAAAAACTTAAGTTGGCAGGACTACTCGATATGGTTGACAAAGGGCGGGTGAAGGAGATAATTCTTGCCACTAACCCTACGGTGGATGGAGAATTAGTGGCCCGCTACATAGCAGGCATGGTAAAAGCCAAGGGGGTAAAAATAACCAGGCCTGCTCACGGCCTGCCGGTAGGAGGGGATATAGAGTACAGCGATGCTTTGACCTTGCGTAAGGCTTTGGAAGGCCGGCAAGAGATATAA
- a CDS encoding DUF2508 family protein yields MINLKYIVERIKVFLFPEEELAMNKPVPLEDLLAQAYQDWVVARLLFDENQDPDMIDFTIYNLKAAEHRYCYLLKKARQEYNIDCAYHRQPTNSFEAGLFL; encoded by the coding sequence TTGATAAATCTCAAATACATTGTGGAACGCATCAAAGTCTTTCTTTTTCCTGAGGAAGAGCTGGCAATGAATAAGCCCGTACCTTTAGAGGATTTGTTGGCCCAGGCATACCAAGACTGGGTTGTGGCCCGGTTGCTTTTTGACGAGAACCAGGATCCGGACATGATTGACTTTACTATATACAACCTCAAAGCAGCAGAACATCGCTACTGTTATCTGTTGAAAAAAGCCAGACAGGAATACAATATCGATTGCGCTTACCATAGACAGCCCACGAACTCTTTTGAAGCAGGTCTTTTCCTTTAG
- a CDS encoding pro-sigmaK processing inhibitor BofA family protein, giving the protein METVNIVMGAFFLAVILLILAQVLLQPIKLVWKLLLNSAIGLAMLMAFNYFGGYFDFSIPVNIITVLIAGFLGIPGLILLACFKLII; this is encoded by the coding sequence TTGGAGACGGTAAACATTGTGATGGGGGCCTTTTTCCTGGCCGTAATCTTACTGATACTGGCTCAAGTTCTTTTACAGCCTATCAAACTGGTATGGAAACTTCTACTGAATTCTGCTATTGGTCTGGCGATGTTAATGGCATTCAATTATTTTGGGGGCTACTTCGATTTCAGTATACCGGTTAACATCATAACTGTTTTGATTGCCGGATTCTTGGGGATCCCAGGACTTATTCTTTTAGCCTGTTTTAAGCTTATCATTTAA
- a CDS encoding ATP synthase, which produces MYFVYKNYNASVLGILGGVSSSNIIMERVVEAYVGEYASGKSEVAINRALELKEQSWEVTLVDLDTVEPFYTLRPLKALLEKKGITVVGWEAKETFGLGETGGLIKPAVRWVLKRSGCIIMDIGYGVHGAHTLNLVEGAYDDPHLKVLAVVNVARPMTATVGDIIDYVKHLGRVDGLVSNNHLGNDTTVEFVEQGHRVVLEAAESLGIPVVCAAVDERLREEVAKIDFAGVPVRYIKRYMPGAIW; this is translated from the coding sequence ATGTACTTTGTATACAAAAACTACAATGCATCCGTGCTTGGCATTTTGGGGGGTGTGAGTTCCAGCAATATTATTATGGAAAGAGTAGTCGAAGCTTATGTAGGCGAATATGCCAGCGGCAAGAGCGAAGTGGCCATCAACCGTGCTCTCGAACTGAAGGAACAAAGCTGGGAGGTAACCCTGGTTGACCTCGATACAGTGGAACCGTTTTATACTCTTCGGCCGCTTAAGGCCCTGCTAGAGAAAAAAGGAATAACGGTCGTGGGGTGGGAAGCAAAAGAGACCTTTGGATTGGGAGAGACCGGAGGCCTGATAAAGCCAGCGGTAAGGTGGGTGCTCAAACGTTCGGGGTGCATCATAATGGACATAGGTTATGGGGTTCACGGGGCTCATACCTTGAACCTAGTGGAAGGAGCTTATGATGACCCACATCTAAAGGTATTGGCGGTTGTAAACGTCGCTCGGCCTATGACCGCGACTGTGGGCGACATCATCGATTACGTGAAACACTTGGGACGGGTGGACGGGTTAGTCAGCAATAACCATTTGGGGAATGACACCACCGTCGAGTTCGTGGAACAGGGTCATCGCGTGGTGCTCGAAGCCGCGGAGTCCTTGGGTATACCGGTGGTTTGCGCCGCGGTCGATGAGAGGCTGCGGGAAGAAGTGGCCAAAATAGACTTCGCAGGGGTACCGGTTAGGTATATCAAGAGATATATGCCTGGTGCCATATGGTAG